A region from the Candidatus Tenderia electrophaga genome encodes:
- the hisI gene encoding phosphoribosyl-AMP cyclohydrolase (PR-AMP cyclohydrolase; functions in histidine biosynthesis from PRPP; converts 1-(5-phosphoribosyl)-AMP to 1-(5-phosphoribosyl)-5-[(5-phosphoribosylamino)methylideneamino]imidazole-4-carboxyamide during the histidine biosynthesis pathway; binds zinc and magnesium; forms homodimers), whose amino-acid sequence MSWLDEIEWSADGLVPVIAQETGSGRVLMFAWMNRAALAETAADGYAVYWSRSRQQLWRKGERSGHRQRVISINLDCDEDVILLEIEQQGGIACHTGRKSCFYRRLEDGEWKTVEPVLKDPAEIYAGK is encoded by the coding sequence GTGAGCTGGTTGGACGAGATCGAGTGGAGCGCCGACGGCCTGGTGCCGGTGATCGCCCAGGAGACCGGCAGCGGGCGGGTACTGATGTTTGCCTGGATGAACCGCGCGGCCCTGGCCGAGACCGCCGCCGACGGCTACGCGGTGTACTGGTCGCGTTCGCGCCAGCAGTTGTGGCGTAAGGGCGAGCGCTCCGGCCACCGGCAGCGGGTGATCAGCATAAACCTTGATTGCGATGAGGATGTGATCCTGCTGGAAATTGAACAGCAGGGCGGCATTGCCTGTCATACTGGGCGCAAGAGCTGTTTTTACCGCCGTCTCGAGGACGGTGAGTGGAAGACGGTGGAGCCGGTACTCAAGGATCCGGCCGAGATCTACGCGGGCAAGTGA